One window from the genome of Hippoglossus hippoglossus isolate fHipHip1 chromosome 6, fHipHip1.pri, whole genome shotgun sequence encodes:
- the hmg20a gene encoding high mobility group protein 20A isoform X3, which translates to MEEQTGSPGANADSNSQRNGDEKPRRGSWTKGRKRKKPMKDSNAPKAPLTGYVRFMNDRREQLRAERPDVPFPEITRMLGNEWSKLPPEEKQRYLEEAERDKERYMRELEKYQKTEAYKHFTRKVQEKQKGKRHRGDAGHQVANEALHEDAEGKDRTVFDIPIFTEEFLNHSKAREAEMRQLRKTNMEYEERNAALQKHVESMRGAVDRLEGDVMQERGRNGLLHQHLETLRQALASSFSTVPLPGSGETPTLESIDSYMKKLHSVIVSNPQEHENLVNTVRDVVNRLDR; encoded by the exons ATGGAGGAGCAGACAGGCTCTCCTGGAGCCAATGCCGACAGCAACAGCCAGAGAAACGGAGACGAG AAGCCCCGACGTGGCAGCTGGACcaaggggaggaagaggaagaagccaATGAAGGACAGCAACGCACCCAAAGCGCCCCTGACGGGCTACGTGCGCTTCATGAACGACAGACGGGAGCAGCTACGGGCCGAGCGTCCAGACGTGCCCTTCCCAGAGATTACCAGGATGCTGGGCAACGAGTGGAGCAAGCTGCCCCCCGAGGAGAAGCAG CGATActtggaggaggcagagcgagatAAGGAGCGTTATATGAGGGAGCTGGAGAAGTACCAGAAGACGGAGGCCTACAAACATTTCACCAGGAAGGTCCAGGAGAAGCAAAAGGGCAAGCGGCACAGGGGAG ATGCTGGACACCAGGTAGCCAACGAAGCTCTTCATGAG GATGCAGAAGGGAAGGACAGAACTGTGTTTGACATCCCCATCTTCACCGAGGAGTTTCTTAACCACAGCAAAG CACGTGAAGCCGAGATGCGGCAGCTGCGCAAGACCAACATGGAGTACGAGGAGCGTAACGCAGCGCTGCAGAAGCATGTGGAGAGCATGCGCGGGGCGGTAGATAGGCTGGAGGGTGATGTGATGCAGGAGAGGGGACGCAACGGGCTTCTCCACCAGCACCTGGAGACCCTGCGCCAGGCGCTCGCCTCCAGTTTCTCCACTGTACCTCTGCCAG GTAGCGGAGAGACGCCCACTCTTGAATCCATTGACTCCTACATGAAGAAGCTCCACAGCGTCATTGTCAGTAACCCGCAAGAACACGAGAATCTCGTCAACACTGTGAGAGACGTCGTCAACCGTCTAGACAG ataa
- the hmg20a gene encoding high mobility group protein 20A isoform X2, with protein sequence MEEQTGSPGANADSNSQRNGDEKPRRGSWTKGRKRKKPMKDSNAPKAPLTGYVRFMNDRREQLRAERPDVPFPEITRMLGNEWSKLPPEEKQRYLEEAERDKERYMRELEKYQKTEAYKHFTRKVQEKQKGKRHRGDAGHQVANEALHEKDAEGKDRTVFDIPIFTEEFLNHSKAREAEMRQLRKTNMEYEERNAALQKHVESMRGAVDRLEGDVMQERGRNGLLHQHLETLRQALASSFSTVPLPGSGETPTLESIDSYMKKLHSVIVSNPQEHENLVNTVRDVVNRLDR encoded by the exons ATGGAGGAGCAGACAGGCTCTCCTGGAGCCAATGCCGACAGCAACAGCCAGAGAAACGGAGACGAG AAGCCCCGACGTGGCAGCTGGACcaaggggaggaagaggaagaagccaATGAAGGACAGCAACGCACCCAAAGCGCCCCTGACGGGCTACGTGCGCTTCATGAACGACAGACGGGAGCAGCTACGGGCCGAGCGTCCAGACGTGCCCTTCCCAGAGATTACCAGGATGCTGGGCAACGAGTGGAGCAAGCTGCCCCCCGAGGAGAAGCAG CGATActtggaggaggcagagcgagatAAGGAGCGTTATATGAGGGAGCTGGAGAAGTACCAGAAGACGGAGGCCTACAAACATTTCACCAGGAAGGTCCAGGAGAAGCAAAAGGGCAAGCGGCACAGGGGAG ATGCTGGACACCAGGTAGCCAACGAAGCTCTTCATGAG AAGGATGCAGAAGGGAAGGACAGAACTGTGTTTGACATCCCCATCTTCACCGAGGAGTTTCTTAACCACAGCAAAG CACGTGAAGCCGAGATGCGGCAGCTGCGCAAGACCAACATGGAGTACGAGGAGCGTAACGCAGCGCTGCAGAAGCATGTGGAGAGCATGCGCGGGGCGGTAGATAGGCTGGAGGGTGATGTGATGCAGGAGAGGGGACGCAACGGGCTTCTCCACCAGCACCTGGAGACCCTGCGCCAGGCGCTCGCCTCCAGTTTCTCCACTGTACCTCTGCCAG GTAGCGGAGAGACGCCCACTCTTGAATCCATTGACTCCTACATGAAGAAGCTCCACAGCGTCATTGTCAGTAACCCGCAAGAACACGAGAATCTCGTCAACACTGTGAGAGACGTCGTCAACCGTCTAGACAGGTAA
- the hmg20a gene encoding high mobility group protein 20A isoform X1 has product MEEQTGSPGANADSNSQRNGDEKPRRGSWTKGRKRKKPMKDSNAPKAPLTGYVRFMNDRREQLRAERPDVPFPEITRMLGNEWSKLPPEEKQRYLEEAERDKERYMRELEKYQKTEAYKHFTRKVQEKQKGKRHRGDAGHQVANEALHEKDAEGKDRTVFDIPIFTEEFLNHSKAREAEMRQLRKTNMEYEERNAALQKHVESMRGAVDRLEGDVMQERGRNGLLHQHLETLRQALASSFSTVPLPGSGETPTLESIDSYMKKLHSVIVSNPQEHENLVNTVRDVVNRLDR; this is encoded by the exons ATGGAGGAGCAGACAGGCTCTCCTGGAGCCAATGCCGACAGCAACAGCCAGAGAAACGGAGACGAG AAGCCCCGACGTGGCAGCTGGACcaaggggaggaagaggaagaagccaATGAAGGACAGCAACGCACCCAAAGCGCCCCTGACGGGCTACGTGCGCTTCATGAACGACAGACGGGAGCAGCTACGGGCCGAGCGTCCAGACGTGCCCTTCCCAGAGATTACCAGGATGCTGGGCAACGAGTGGAGCAAGCTGCCCCCCGAGGAGAAGCAG CGATActtggaggaggcagagcgagatAAGGAGCGTTATATGAGGGAGCTGGAGAAGTACCAGAAGACGGAGGCCTACAAACATTTCACCAGGAAGGTCCAGGAGAAGCAAAAGGGCAAGCGGCACAGGGGAG ATGCTGGACACCAGGTAGCCAACGAAGCTCTTCATGAG AAGGATGCAGAAGGGAAGGACAGAACTGTGTTTGACATCCCCATCTTCACCGAGGAGTTTCTTAACCACAGCAAAG CACGTGAAGCCGAGATGCGGCAGCTGCGCAAGACCAACATGGAGTACGAGGAGCGTAACGCAGCGCTGCAGAAGCATGTGGAGAGCATGCGCGGGGCGGTAGATAGGCTGGAGGGTGATGTGATGCAGGAGAGGGGACGCAACGGGCTTCTCCACCAGCACCTGGAGACCCTGCGCCAGGCGCTCGCCTCCAGTTTCTCCACTGTACCTCTGCCAG GTAGCGGAGAGACGCCCACTCTTGAATCCATTGACTCCTACATGAAGAAGCTCCACAGCGTCATTGTCAGTAACCCGCAAGAACACGAGAATCTCGTCAACACTGTGAGAGACGTCGTCAACCGTCTAGACAG ataa